Genomic segment of Candidatus Chlorohelix allophototropha:
CCATCTGATTTTATAGAAGTGTGCAATAAGAAAGGAGAACGGGCATTATGGGCTTAACCTGTGGACTTGAAGAGTTAGCTGCGCAACCTGTATTATCCATGCGCACTAGAACCAGTGCACAAGAATTACCTCAGTTTTTTGGCAAAGCTTATGGGATGGTTTTTCAATATCTGAGTAAATTGAATGCGCCACCTGCTGGACCACCCTTTGCTATGTACTACAATATGGATATGCAAAACCTTGATGTAGAGGCAGGTTTCCCTGTTTCCAAGCCGCTTGCAGGCGAAGGCGAATTTATCGCCAATGAAATAGCGGCTGGAAAATATGCTACCTGCTTATACAAAGGCTCGTACCAAGAAGTTGGTTCTGCTTATGAGACTCTTTCTACTTGGATTAAAGAAAATGGCTACACTCCGACCGGAATTGCCTGCGAAATGTATTTGAACGATCCTGCTGACACTCCTCCCGAACAGTTACTAACAAAAGTCATGTTCCAACTGCTCCCCTAGCGAAAGTGAAATCTGCTATTCCACTAATCAAAAAAGGGCTTTCCGGTTAATCTCCGGCAGCCCTTTTAATTTTATTACTGTTACTAACTTTATACGGCGTTGCCCTGTCGGCGGTAATTTTGGAAAGAAATAACATTGTCGGTTTCGGCAACTTGCTCTTCCACCAAATCTCGCGCTTCCAGCAAACTCATCAGTTCATTTGCACAGTATAGTACCGGATGATCACCGGGTTTGTGGCATTCCTTGCGGTTTAAAGCCAGTACATCTAGCGCTAACCACTCGCTGTCTCGCACTTGCGCTTTGCTTTCCTGTCGCGTCACTTCGGAGAGAAAAATCCCACCTTTGCTTTTGCAATAATGAATATAGCTTTGCAGCCTTTTCTCAAATCCGGCGCGAGTTTCAAGCCGCATATCCACTTCAAGCCCCGTTGCTTTAAGCTCACAAAGTTGATTCCAAAGTTCATCGCGCATAATAGCGTAATGAACTTTATCCTTGCCGTTTTCAACCGCTTCTAGCAAGTAACGACTGGCAAGCCCGCTCATCGTAAGAACGGCTAATCCGGCGATTTCCTTGCCCACCAAATCTGCCAGTTCATTTTTGGGGAAGCTTTTAATATTAGTTATTTCCTTGCCGATTACCATAATAGCTTTAGGGCGACGAACTGAATCCATGTAATCATAGGTGACATTGGCGGGAAGCATACGAACTTCGGTACGTGCTCCTTGAACTACTCTGGTAAGGGCGGCACGTATTTTCCCGAAACGACCGTTAGGTGTTACCTTGCCTTCGGGGAAAATGAAAATTGAGCCACCTCGTTCGAGGATACGTGTCATACCATGCAACTGTTGTTTCATCAACTGGTAATGGCGCTCACGAATACGGATATACAGGTGCTCTTTGAAGATGCGTGGCGTGGCATATTGAGATAACAAAGCTAGGGGGGCACGCAAGAAAGCATCCTTCAAGGTTAAACGAGGGTTATTTGCTTCTGTACCCAGCATTTTTACCCGCCACTCGTCCTCAATTGCTTCAATCGCCTTCAGATTGCCTTCAATCCGAATGGTTTCCTGCAAAAGTTGGCTAATAGTCTGCTCATCCGGTAATTTAACGGGGCAGGTTTGCAGGTCGCGCATCGGACGCGCAATATTGATACGGGCGAGTACAGGTCGCGCCCAATCCAGCCATGGAAAATAAGCTACCAGAAAGCCTTTTTCCATAAAATCGTCACGGGTTACTTCGTATAATCCGCGCATACGGCGTTGGCGAGTAGGACGGCGGAAATTGTATAAATGAGGTATGACTATAGCGACATCGGCATCGCGCTTATGACTACATGCAATCAAAGTTCCGGGGGTAAAGGTAAAATTTTTACGTCCACGAATCTCTACATCAAAGAAGGTCTCAGAGGCAGCGTAGAAAAGGATTGATACTCCATCCCGGTAACGTTGTCGCAACTCTCGCCGTCCCTGCGCAAACCAGAAAGGAATAGGAGTTAGATCTACCAGCTTTTTGCCAAGTCTAAATAAGGTCTGCATTTTTTCAGCCAATTCGTATAGTACAACTAAGCTTTGGTTTTAAGGATACGATAAGTTGGGCCATACCCGTCATTAAAAGCGCGTCTAATTTTGCTTGCGTTTATACGCGCTTCCAATTCAATTTTCCCGTCCACTACCATCACCGGAATAGTGTATTTGTAACGTTCATAAAGCGTAGAGTCTTCGTTAATATCAAACTCTTCCAGAATAAAATCAAATTCGCCGGAGAGTGAATTGAGCGCTTCCTTTGCATCTTCACAGAGGTGGCATCCGGGTTTGCTGTAAAGAACAATTTTGTGCGAATTCTTCATACCGAACCAATTATTGCAATAGCTTCTTGCGCCATGTTTTCCGGCACGTAAATATGAACTTCTTGCATATCCCCAAGCAGCACTGTTGCTTCAGACTCCAGATAGACCGGAATACCGGAAGACTCAAGTTGAGCTTTTAAAAGTTGCGCATTCATATTGCCGCCAACCCGGGTTATCATTTTACGCTTTTGCCCGGCGGGCCATTCCAATTTTGTGCTAATTAAATTCGAAATCAAGCTGGAATTTGTGCCTACTTCTTCCAGATTAACTTCGCAGAATGGGCAATCAGGACCATCCCAATCGAGAGGTTCGTAAATTCTGCCACAGGAAGGGCAAGTTTTATCTTTTTGCGCCATTACTATTTACAATCGAAATCGCGGTATGCACAGCCTGTCTATAAAGTTTTGGTGTAATATCTGGCTGATGCTTTTGATACTAACACTAAGTGACCTTGAAAGTGAAAATAAGTCAGTTTTTAATATTATAACAGACTTCCCTTAAAAGTGAATTTGCCGATTGACCATTATTTTGCCCGCATATATTGGGGCGACCATGTAATGTCCTGACCAAGTTCTCTGGCAGCTTGCAATGGAAAATAGGGGTTGCGCAGGAACTCACGCGCTAACGCTACAAAATCTGCCGCGCCACTATTTACAATTTGCTCTGCCTGTTCTGCTCCGGTAATGAGACCCACCGCTACCGTCAATATCTCTGCACCTTGCCGTATGGCTTCGGCAAAAGGAACTTGATAGCCGGGTGCAAGCTGGATTTTCTGGTTATAGGCATTTCCACCGGAAGAAACATCAATAACATCAACCCCTTCTTCTTTCAATAGGCGGGCTAACTGCACTGTATCTTCTAGTTTCCAGCTATCGGGGTTATCGGGTAGCCAATCGGTGGCAGAGAGCCGCACCAATAAGGGCAACTCGCTAGGCAACTCGGCTTTTACCGCTCTCACAATTTCTAGCAATAGCCGGGCGCGATTCTCAAAGCTGCCGCCATATTCATCGGTTCGCAGATTAGAGATGGGCGAGAGAAATTCGTGAACTAGGTAGCCATGTGCCCCGTGAATTTCTATTACTTCAAATCCGGCGCTAACCGCACGTTTGGTGGCGACTCCAAAAGCGGCGATTACCTCTCCGATTTCAGCGAGGGTAAGCGCGTGCGGTACGGGATGCGATGGTTCAAAGGGTACTGCGCTAGGCGCAACAGTTTGCCAACCACCCGGCTTCCCGCCCTCCCAGGGTCGTGCCACGCCGGCTTTGCGTCCGGCATGCGCCAGTTGGATTCCTGCCACTGAACCGTTCTCTTTAATAAAGCGCGTAATTCGGCTGAGCATTTCTATATGCTCGTCTTTCCAGATTCCCAGATCGTTGGGGCTGATGCGTCCACGTGCCTCAACTGCGGTTGCTTCGGCAATAATCAAACCTGCTCCACCCACTGCTCTACTGCCGAGGTGTACTAGATGCCAGTCGTTGGCGAACCCATCTTCACCGCTATACTGGCACATAGGTGAAACCACTATTCGATTGCGAAAAGTCACGCCTTTGATAGTGATAGGCGAGAAAAGGTGCTTATCAGTGTTTGTAGTATTTTGAATAGTTTCCGGTTTATTATCGGTCAAGCTCACGTTATAAAACCTTTCTAAAACAATACATTGTTCTTGTATAAATTTGCACGGCTATTATAAATGCAGATACCTATACTTTCAACAAGCTCAAAAACCCCTCTTGATCATGGAGGGGTTAGGGGAAGCAAAATAGAATTGCACTAATTTTTACTTAAAGATATACCCGGTTGGGCGGTGTTTCCATTGATCGCGGAGCTAGAGTCTTGCCGAGAGTTATAATGAGAATGCGGCATATTGCGAACAATGCGCGCGCGAATTTCAGCTGCTTCCATTTGGGCAGGGGTAAGTTCTCCGTTACGTTGCTTTTCTTCTAACTGTTCTTTAAGCGCTTTTTGGAGATTCGCCGAGTTATTGGAACGCTTAACCTGAATGCCTTTCAGCCGTTCGTACTCCCTGATGTGTTTAAGACCGTCATTGGCATTACCCACTCGCAAATAGGTTGCGCCCAAATGGAAATGAGCCATGTAATGTTCCGGTCGCACTTCTACTACTTTGCTGAGTAGTTCGATAGTTTCTTCCAACCGCCCGATTTCTTTGTAGGCAACTGCTAGGAAGTATGCCGTTTCAAGGTCATCCGGGTGCATTTTGTAAACCGACTCGAAGGCTTCCGCCGCTTCGTAGTAGCGCCCTCGTTTGAGGTAAAGTAACCCTAAGTCATAACGGGCAGCGCCCCACCGTTCGTCTAACTCAATCGCGCGTTTCCAAGCCGCCAACGCCCGCGATTCGTAACCGGCGCTTATTAAGGCGCGTCCGAGTCGGTAATGCACTTGTGGTTCTTCTGGTAGTAGGTAGGCGGCACGCTCGAAGGCTTTTATAGATAGGTTTAGCTGCCCTAAATCGGTCAGGACTATTCCCAGACCCAGAAATATTACGCCATCATGGGGTTGTTGGCGCGCACATTGTACTAGGGTATGATAACTTTCCTTGAGACGTTGTAGCGCGCGATACGCCAGCCCAAGTTTATAACGTGCCGCATAAAATTCTGGATCATCTTTCAGCACACGCTTATAATCGACAATAGCACGCTCCCATTCTCGCTGGCGTGCCATAATATTTGCCATATAGTAACGGGCGCGGGTTTCGTCGGGCTTTGCTTGCAAGAGCGCTTGATAGGCGCGTAATGCCCCAACCACATTTCCCTGTGCCTTGAGTTCGTCCGCCAAACGGTAATACCAACTTGGGTCTTGCTCACCGCTTCCAAATTCGGAGTCTACCACCGCATTGGCGTTTCGCATATAATCAGGTTCAACCTGAAGCGCTTCGGCAAAACACTTGGCGGCTTGTTTCATTTCACCGTGTGCCTGATGCAACAAACCTTGGTAATAGATTGGTTCAGCCGCGTTAGGGCGAAGTTGTCGGGCAATCGTGTAAGAAATATAAGCGTGAGCGTAATCGCCTAACTCGTGATAGCACCGACCAAGCGCAAAGCGGGCTTCGTATAACTCAGGGTTATACTGGAGGGCGTATTTGAAAGCTGCAACCGCTTCATACAGTTTGCTGAGTGCCCGGAACGCGACTCCCATATTGTAATGCGCCTCCGCCAGTTGACTATCAACCTGGGTGGCGTTCATATATTCGTTTAGAGCTTCGTTCCAGGAATCCTGAAAGGCGTAGGAATTGCCGAGGTAGAGATGAATTATGGCGCGTTCGCGATCCCAAATCTGGGTGTTCTCATTACCTTCTACGTATGCGGCGATAAGCGCTTGCTTGAATTCTTGAACCGATTCGGTATAACGCCCATCAAGATACGCGCGCATACCAGTGCCGAAAGCTGCCCCGAGGCTGGAGCCGCTCATGAAACGCTCACTGCCGATAAAGGTGTCAAGGTCAAGAATCAACAATCGGTCATCCAGCTTTTGATAGCCTTCTCCGATTTTGGCAATCGGTTGGTTGCCGAGAGATGCAGGTGCCGGAGTGTTACTTTCCCGACCAAAACTCATTTTTACCACGCCTTTCGAGCTTTAAATTCGAGGGAATTTTCCCCTTAGCTCTTTGAATCTATTACCCTGGCAGTATCCGGTCTAAAACTAAGAACCGATTATTTATGAATACCCTTCTCATAACGGCAATTCTTTGCCAACCGCTTTAGGCTATATCCCTATTTTATATTAACAAATAGATATAGCAATAGTTTCTTTAACCAATTAAGACCTTGTAATATTTAGATCCAATTAATCGATTCGGTTTCCATCTCTATTTCAGAGACACTCTTATCAGAGTTTTTAAGCGGATTTGCTCCCGAAAACATCAACTCCAAATCGCGCTTTTGCTCTTCTGGATCTGTTTTGGCAGTAACTGGCAGGTATTGCAAAACCACTATAGTAATATCGTCGCTTTGGGGTGCGCCCGCAGTAAAATCCGAAATCTCATTAAATAATCTGTCGATCATTTCATGCGTTTCGTAATGTTGGTAATATTTGATTGCCTCACGGAACCTATCAAAGCCATACATTTCGTTTTTCACATTTATGGCTTCTACTACTCCATCGGTATAAAAAATCACTTTGGTGCCGGGCGCAATTTTTATCTGGCGCTCTTCGTATTCGACTCCCTCGGCGATTCCCAAAGGCAAACCCGGCATTGCTACTTCTTCCAACCGTTCATTGAGAATGATCGGGTAATTATGTCCCGCATTAGCAAGGTGCAAGGTATTGGTGGTGGGGTCAACAAAGGCGTATAGCATTGTGACCATCCCGAAGCCGCGTTCTGCTTGGAGTGCTGTATTTACCGAATAAATAGTTTCGCTAGGAAAGATACGGCGACGCGCTTCGATGCGGAATACAGTACGCACTACTGCCATTTGTAGCGCGGCGGGAATACCTTTGCCGGCTACATCGCCTACGGCAATACCGCCAATTTTATTGAGATATGGAATATATTCGTAAAAATCCCCGCCCACTTCCTGCGCCGGAACTGATCGGGCAACCATACTCCAGTTATCGGTAGTAATTGTATTGGGTGGCATCAGGCTGGACTGGATTTCGTGCGCAATTTTCATTTCGCTGGCTTTGCTCTCGGCTTCCTGTTTGTAATGGTCAATTACTAGGTTTTGTCTACCCATGTATAAAACGAGAGTCAAACCCAAGGAGGACAAGGTTACGATTACCGGCACTACAATCTGTATATCAGGTTGAGCTTTATTCCAGCCGGTGAGCCAAAAAATCAATTCAGCAGCAGCTAGAATAATTGAAGCCAATGTACTCAAATAGACAATCAATCGCCCGTTGTTTAGGCGTTGCCCGGCTGCCAGAATTAATGGCACTTGCAGAATATTTAGGTATAGCCCTGTCATGGTTGAGAAAGCAAACACAGTTCCACTTATAATAATCGCCCCGGCAACCCAAACCTTGTTTGAGAATTTTCTGGATAAGAAGGGAATATCAAATATTAGTACATAGGCAAATACAACCGTTGCGGTCAGAAGTTGGAGCCAGATTTTCCTGCTGTTAGTTTCTTCATTTGCAAGGAGTCCCACTAACAGCGCTATAAACGCTGAAATAACCCCAAACCCGAATATAATCCAGTAGAGTCGTTTTTCAGAACTGGTTTTTTTTGTATTTTCAGGCTGCTGCAAAACCATCAAATTGCTTTCGTTGTGGTTATGATTTTCTTGCCGGGAGGAAATCTTCCATACGAGCGATTGGCATATATCTCAACATATCTACCATTTCGAATACCTTGCGATGATGAGCAGTAACGTTTACTGCGTATAATTTCTTACCCTGTTTGCGTGCTTCTATAACCAATTTGAGTAGCGCTGAAATTCCGGCTGAATTGATAAACATTACTGCGCCGAAATCCATAATGGTGATGGGCTGCATTTGATCATTAGCAGCGGCGATTTCACGTGCAGAAACTGCATCTATGCTATCGTTCATTATGCGAATAATAGTGAGTTCATTAGCTTGCTCAATTTTGAGCGTCATGTTTTTAAATCCTCTCTACTTAAATAAAAAAACCATAAGTTACTGTATAGACGGCTATCTAATAAATTGGTTCTGGACCTTCCATTTCGATATTAACGTTCTGTGAATTGTTTTTACCCTTCTGAATATTAAACCACATGGTAAATTGTGTTCCCCCTTCTTCACTGGCTGTCAATTCGGTATTATCGGCGAGGTTCTGAATCAGGAAAAATCCCATACCTCTTGTCAGGTCTTGCTCTAACCGTTCTTCTAGATTCCATTTATCGGGAATGTTATCCATTGCACCCAACGCGCTTTCCCATTGCCCTTTATCAGTGACCTGTACTGCAAGCTTGTCCTGACTGATTATAAATTTAACGCCTACTTTTATTGAAGTGTTACACTGGTTTCCATGTTCGATAGCGTTTGTCACTGCTTCACTGACTGCCAGTTGCAAGTCGGCAATGCGTTCTTCGACAAATCCAAGGTGCTTTGCCACTACCACGGCGCTTTCCCGTACTACTCGTTCGAAAACAAGATCGCTAGGAATATGTATTTCAATGTCATTAATGACATGCGAGTCATAGGTTATATTATTTAGATTCATTGACATTAGCTATTCCCACCTCTTTTAAAAAAATGCTCTACAATTGATTTCTAGAAATTATTTCTACAGCCTCTTCAAGTGGCATAAATTACAATTTATTCAAGTAATAAACATATAATATGTCATAAACATTACAAAAAGGGTTAAGTATTTACTAATATATTTTAATGCTCCTAGGTAACAGCCCCAAACCTTAAAAAATTATCACATAATTAGAGTATAAATGAAATACTTCAAAAAAAGAGACGCACCGGAGTGCGTCCCTCTAAGGTCTATTAATTACTCGCCTTAGTTATTTTGTAGTAGGTGGCGGTGCAGTTGTAGTTGCTGCGGTCGTGGTTGCCACTGTTGTTGTTACGGGTGTAGGCGCAGGTGTCAGGTTTGAATCCGGTGTCCCGCTAGCCGCTACTGTAGGTGATGGTGTAGGAGTAGGCGGTAACGTAGGCAACGGAGTAGGAGTCGGTGGCAAGGGCGGCGGTTGGTCAACCCAACCTTTTAGCTGATCAATCAAACCGGGTGCTAAAGCCCAGATTTTATTCGAATCTGCCAATTTAACGTAATAAGCTCCGGTTACAGTGTTGCTGATGCCGACCTGAAGCGTTTTGTTAAAACTACTACCGGAAATAGTGATTTCAAAGGTTGGTTTGTCCAGCCCTGCGGTGGCAAGGTTCGTACCATTTTCATCAACCAGTTGAGTGCCGTTCAGGTTGCTAAGCGAACGCACAGTATCGGCGACTGTGGTGCTATCCAGCACAAAGCTGTCTTGCCCCTCTACTTTCCAGTTACCATCCACTTTAAAAACTGTCGTTTTAGCCGGGTTAGCCCGTTTAAGCTCCAACCGGGTGGGGCTTTCTTTTTCGGGAAAACTGATAATTTGCAACTTTAGTTGTTCTGCCGATACCGTTGGTGTAACATTGGCAGGTGCCTGAATTGGACTCGGCTGAGTAAGCAGCACTACAACTAATAGCGCTGCGAAGAAAACGGCGATTGCAATTGCGGGGCGATAACGTTTCAATTTAGCGCCTCCTCCACCAGACTACAAAGCCGATAAAGAATACCAAAATCGGTAAACCGAATACGACTGAGTAATAGATAAATGTATCCTGCGCCTTGCTGATGGTGATAGGCGAGGTATCCTGTGTTTTGTTATTGATCACTATTGCATCATTAGCTTCTGCCAGCCAATTGATGGAGTTCACAAAAAGGTTGAAGTTACTACCTTGATTTATACCAACCGAAGTGTTGTCACTGGCAAAGTTAGTACCTGCAAAAAGCACGAAGCGCGTTTTGCCATTTCCGGTTGGGGCTGGCGTAGGCGTTGTGGCGGTTGCTGTGGGAGTTGCGCCTGTGGCTGCACTAACACTTGCGGCGGTTTCGTAGCTGGCAGCTACAATTAGCGGACCGCGCTGGTCTTTTTGTGCATCAAAAGCTGCCTGATTTTGGGACAATTGTGTGGCATCCGTTTTAATGTACGAAGATGCGCTAGTAGTAAGCAATGAGGTAAAACCGGTAGTGTCTGTGCCTTTATCGATTGAGCCACTGATTGCATATACTACCGGTTGGTTAGAACCAATACCACGTGTAATGTTCTGGGTAGCTTCTACGTTGGGTATCAACACTGTCGGATTTTGAGGCGAAACGTAACCGGGGTCTGTTTCTAAAACCAGCCCTTCCTTGAACTTTGGCGCGCCGTCCCATTGTTTCAAGATGTCGTTTATGCTAGTGGTAGAATTTGACTTTAGCAGATTAGCCGGGTCATAAAAGAACATCGCTCGTCCGCCCTGCTTCAAATAAGTAGTTACAAACTGGATTTCTTCCGATTTCATCGGGCTGGAAGGCGCAACGAAAATTAGAATGTCGGTAGCCGGAACCAGTTGAACGGGTTTTTTATCTCCCCCGGTTCGGGTAATCAAATCCAACGTATCAACTTTATAATTGTTGTTGGTAAGGGCAGCGGATGCCATACTAAAACCATCGCCCTGAGTGGCATCACTGTTAAAAGTAGGTCCGCGCTCACCATGACCCGTTACAAAAAACACCCGTCGGTCAACCTTAGCGCCAAGATTGATAATTGCGCGGGTTAAGCCCTGTTCGTCTATGGTAGCAGCGGTTTCCTGCTTAGTTCCCTGCTCCACCACAACGGTAGGGTCGGTAGCAACTTTCATATCCCGCGCTTTAGTGAAACCTTCCAATGATTGGAGGTCGTAGATTTGGTAGTTTATCTTATCGGTACGTGCCTTATACTCGTTAACCAAGTCAATCGCGCTGTCGCGTTGTGAAGCTGAAGTTGTGCTATAGAAAATATTGACTTTAACCGGCTCGGATAGCTTATCCAGCACTTTAACGGTTGAGTCTGAAATGCTAAAAGTCTGATTTTTGGTGGTATCGACCCGCACCGTAATACGGGTTGCCAGCACATTGACCAGAACTACAATTCCCACAACCGATATAACGATAATAGTGGTTACGACCACGTTTCTGACGGCGTGGGTTCTGAATATCATGCCAACGGTTTGGGGGTTAGTTGCGGTGAATAGTGCAAGACATATTCCCAAACCCAGCAGGAAGACGATAACTATAGGTTCAAATTTTTGGAAAGTAATGAGGCTGATTATGCTGGCTATAAACAACGGTACTATCAAATAGCCGGCAAAAAGCCCAACTTGTTTAGTTGCAGAACCACGCATTTAGGCAGCCCTCCTTGTGCTGATGGATTGCCCCGTACCGTACAGGAAGAGCGCTATCAAGGATATGAAGAATATAATGTCACGCAAATCCAGTACGCCCTGTGCGAAGCCTTGCATATGGGTTTGCAGGGTGATGAAGTTAAGGGTGTTTCCAATCCAGTCGGTAGTGCCGGATCTTACCACCAATGGTCCTAAAATATAAAGTATCAGGCTGAATACTAGGCTTAAAACCGCCGCAATTACTTGATTAAAGGTGAGGGCGCTGGCAAACAAGCCGATAGCCGAGAATACGCCTGCTTCCAGCAGTAATCCGAGGTAACCAGATACTAACGGACCAAGATCAACTTTGCCACCAAGGATTACTAGTATAAGCAAATAATAGAAGGTGAAAAGTAGCGCTACTCCAAACAGTACCATTGAAGCCAGCCATTTACCTAGTACCACTTCCCAGTTGCGTACCGGTGAGGTAAAAAGCAATTCTAAAGTACCGGTGCGCTGTTCTTCCGCAATCAGGCGGGTAGTTACGATTGAGCCGAAGAAGAGCATAAAGAAGCCCACCAGATTGAACCACGAGCGCATAATCTGGTTGGCTTCCTGTACATCAATGGCATAACTATAAAAGAAGATGCCACTGAATACCAGAAAGACTGCCATAATCACATATGCGATTGGTGAGGCGAAATACGCAT
This window contains:
- a CDS encoding PP2C family protein-serine/threonine phosphatase codes for the protein MVLQQPENTKKTSSEKRLYWIIFGFGVISAFIALLVGLLANEETNSRKIWLQLLTATVVFAYVLIFDIPFLSRKFSNKVWVAGAIIISGTVFAFSTMTGLYLNILQVPLILAAGQRLNNGRLIVYLSTLASIILAAAELIFWLTGWNKAQPDIQIVVPVIVTLSSLGLTLVLYMGRQNLVIDHYKQEAESKASEMKIAHEIQSSLMPPNTITTDNWSMVARSVPAQEVGGDFYEYIPYLNKIGGIAVGDVAGKGIPAALQMAVVRTVFRIEARRRIFPSETIYSVNTALQAERGFGMVTMLYAFVDPTTNTLHLANAGHNYPIILNERLEEVAMPGLPLGIAEGVEYEERQIKIAPGTKVIFYTDGVVEAINVKNEMYGFDRFREAIKYYQHYETHEMIDRLFNEISDFTAGAPQSDDITIVVLQYLPVTAKTDPEEQKRDLELMFSGANPLKNSDKSVSEIEMETESINWI
- a CDS encoding GldG family protein; the protein is MRGSATKQVGLFAGYLIVPLFIASIISLITFQKFEPIVIVFLLGLGICLALFTATNPQTVGMIFRTHAVRNVVVTTIIVISVVGIVVLVNVLATRITVRVDTTKNQTFSISDSTVKVLDKLSEPVKVNIFYSTTSASQRDSAIDLVNEYKARTDKINYQIYDLQSLEGFTKARDMKVATDPTVVVEQGTKQETAATIDEQGLTRAIINLGAKVDRRVFFVTGHGERGPTFNSDATQGDGFSMASAALTNNNYKVDTLDLITRTGGDKKPVQLVPATDILIFVAPSSPMKSEEIQFVTTYLKQGGRAMFFYDPANLLKSNSTTSINDILKQWDGAPKFKEGLVLETDPGYVSPQNPTVLIPNVEATQNITRGIGSNQPVVYAISGSIDKGTDTTGFTSLLTTSASSYIKTDATQLSQNQAAFDAQKDQRGPLIVAASYETAASVSAATGATPTATATTPTPAPTGNGKTRFVLFAGTNFASDNTSVGINQGSNFNLFVNSINWLAEANDAIVINNKTQDTSPITISKAQDTFIYYSVVFGLPILVFFIGFVVWWRRR
- a CDS encoding tetratricopeptide repeat protein — its product is MSFGRESNTPAPASLGNQPIAKIGEGYQKLDDRLLILDLDTFIGSERFMSGSSLGAAFGTGMRAYLDGRYTESVQEFKQALIAAYVEGNENTQIWDRERAIIHLYLGNSYAFQDSWNEALNEYMNATQVDSQLAEAHYNMGVAFRALSKLYEAVAAFKYALQYNPELYEARFALGRCYHELGDYAHAYISYTIARQLRPNAAEPIYYQGLLHQAHGEMKQAAKCFAEALQVEPDYMRNANAVVDSEFGSGEQDPSWYYRLADELKAQGNVVGALRAYQALLQAKPDETRARYYMANIMARQREWERAIVDYKRVLKDDPEFYAARYKLGLAYRALQRLKESYHTLVQCARQQPHDGVIFLGLGIVLTDLGQLNLSIKAFERAAYLLPEEPQVHYRLGRALISAGYESRALAAWKRAIELDERWGAARYDLGLLYLKRGRYYEAAEAFESVYKMHPDDLETAYFLAVAYKEIGRLEETIELLSKVVEVRPEHYMAHFHLGATYLRVGNANDGLKHIREYERLKGIQVKRSNNSANLQKALKEQLEEKQRNGELTPAQMEAAEIRARIVRNMPHSHYNSRQDSSSAINGNTAQPGISLSKN
- a CDS encoding ABC transporter permease, which codes for MKNTYYITQREVYAYFASPIAYVIMAVFLVFSGIFFYSYAIDVQEANQIMRSWFNLVGFFMLFFGSIVTTRLIAEEQRTGTLELLFTSPVRNWEVVLGKWLASMVLFGVALLFTFYYLLILVILGGKVDLGPLVSGYLGLLLEAGVFSAIGLFASALTFNQVIAAVLSLVFSLILYILGPLVVRSGTTDWIGNTLNFITLQTHMQGFAQGVLDLRDIIFFISLIALFLYGTGQSISTRRAA
- a CDS encoding glutaredoxin family protein — encoded protein: MKNSHKIVLYSKPGCHLCEDAKEALNSLSGEFDFILEEFDINEDSTLYERYKYTIPVMVVDGKIELEARINASKIRRAFNDGYGPTYRILKTKA
- a CDS encoding STAS domain-containing protein, translating into MTLKIEQANELTIIRIMNDSIDAVSAREIAAANDQMQPITIMDFGAVMFINSAGISALLKLVIEARKQGKKLYAVNVTAHHRKVFEMVDMLRYMPIARMEDFLPARKS
- a CDS encoding putative signal transducing protein → MAQKDKTCPSCGRIYEPLDWDGPDCPFCEVNLEEVGTNSSLISNLISTKLEWPAGQKRKMITRVGGNMNAQLLKAQLESSGIPVYLESEATVLLGDMQEVHIYVPENMAQEAIAIIGSV
- a CDS encoding GyrI-like domain-containing protein codes for the protein MGLTCGLEELAAQPVLSMRTRTSAQELPQFFGKAYGMVFQYLSKLNAPPAGPPFAMYYNMDMQNLDVEAGFPVSKPLAGEGEFIANEIAAGKYATCLYKGSYQEVGSAYETLSTWIKENGYTPTGIACEMYLNDPADTPPEQLLTKVMFQLLP
- a CDS encoding NADH:flavin oxidoreductase/NADH oxidase → MSLTDNKPETIQNTTNTDKHLFSPITIKGVTFRNRIVVSPMCQYSGEDGFANDWHLVHLGSRAVGGAGLIIAEATAVEARGRISPNDLGIWKDEHIEMLSRITRFIKENGSVAGIQLAHAGRKAGVARPWEGGKPGGWQTVAPSAVPFEPSHPVPHALTLAEIGEVIAAFGVATKRAVSAGFEVIEIHGAHGYLVHEFLSPISNLRTDEYGGSFENRARLLLEIVRAVKAELPSELPLLVRLSATDWLPDNPDSWKLEDTVQLARLLKEEGVDVIDVSSGGNAYNQKIQLAPGYQVPFAEAIRQGAEILTVAVGLITGAEQAEQIVNSGAADFVALAREFLRNPYFPLQAARELGQDITWSPQYMRAK
- a CDS encoding ATP-binding protein, producing MSMNLNNITYDSHVINDIEIHIPSDLVFERVVRESAVVVAKHLGFVEERIADLQLAVSEAVTNAIEHGNQCNTSIKVGVKFIISQDKLAVQVTDKGQWESALGAMDNIPDKWNLEERLEQDLTRGMGFFLIQNLADNTELTASEEGGTQFTMWFNIQKGKNNSQNVNIEMEGPEPIY
- a CDS encoding DUF4340 domain-containing protein; the protein is MKRYRPAIAIAVFFAALLVVVLLTQPSPIQAPANVTPTVSAEQLKLQIISFPEKESPTRLELKRANPAKTTVFKVDGNWKVEGQDSFVLDSTTVADTVRSLSNLNGTQLVDENGTNLATAGLDKPTFEITISGSSFNKTLQVGISNTVTGAYYVKLADSNKIWALAPGLIDQLKGWVDQPPPLPPTPTPLPTLPPTPTPSPTVAASGTPDSNLTPAPTPVTTTVATTTAATTTAPPPTTK